Proteins encoded together in one Triticum dicoccoides isolate Atlit2015 ecotype Zavitan chromosome 7B, WEW_v2.0, whole genome shotgun sequence window:
- the LOC119342133 gene encoding uncharacterized protein LOC119342133: MYSPQRRGAPMAATVRTWLVVAALACALALALRSADAQEGEAQPTSSSAPAQKPNCAPGAATPCRVGALRDPENQEEEGLFNMNVKAPTGAGDSDSEDDYSDPDEPKDPDQSDDDELVVLGH, encoded by the coding sequence ATGTACAGTCCTCAACGTCGAGGCGCACCCATGGCGGCGACCGTGCGCACATGGCTGGTGGTGGCGGCGCTGGCGTGCGCGCTAGCGCTGGCGCTGCGCTCGGCGGACGCGCAGGAGGGCGAGGCGCAGCCGACGTCGTCGTCGGCGCCGGCCCAGAAGCCCAACTGCGCTCCGGGCGCCGCCACGCCGTGCCGCGTGGGCGCGCTGCGCGACCCGGAGAACCAGGAGGAGGAGGGGCTGTTCAATATGAATGTGAAGGCGCCGACCGGCGCGGGTGACTCCGACAGCGAGGACGACTACAGCGACCCCGACGAGCCCAAAGACCCCGACCAGTCCGACGACGACGAGCTTGTCGTTCTCGGCCACTGA